In Funiculus sociatus GB2-C1, one DNA window encodes the following:
- a CDS encoding SPFH domain-containing protein gives MERIREVPAFKVNGFAVLIVLLALAIFGVWEAWHSIQGLAEILGRSIRVGDFFGEDITAELGATLGATLIAVVIPSVSGFFTVEPNQAVVLVFLGRYVGTVREAGFWWSNPFASKRKISLRVRNFNSKQLKVNDAQGSPIEIGAVVVWQVVDSAKCQFDVDDYEEFIAIQSETAIRALAIRYPYDAPDESSIPSLRGIPDEIANALQKELQSRLEVAGIEVLEARLSHLAYAPEIAQVMLRRQQAKAIIDARRQIVESAVGMVDEALKRLSQQQIVELDEERKAAMINNLLVILTSDQNAQPVINTGSLYT, from the coding sequence ATGGAGCGGATTAGAGAAGTTCCTGCGTTTAAAGTCAACGGCTTCGCGGTTCTTATCGTCCTGTTAGCCTTAGCCATATTTGGCGTATGGGAAGCGTGGCATAGCATACAGGGATTAGCAGAAATATTAGGCAGAAGCATTAGAGTAGGAGATTTTTTCGGAGAGGATATAACCGCAGAACTCGGCGCAACTTTAGGAGCAACACTAATAGCAGTAGTAATTCCCTCCGTGTCCGGCTTCTTTACAGTTGAGCCAAACCAAGCAGTAGTGTTAGTCTTTTTAGGGCGTTACGTCGGTACTGTTCGAGAAGCGGGGTTTTGGTGGAGTAACCCCTTTGCCAGTAAACGGAAGATTTCTTTACGAGTTCGCAACTTTAACAGCAAGCAACTCAAAGTCAATGATGCCCAAGGCAGTCCCATTGAGATTGGTGCTGTAGTAGTTTGGCAAGTAGTAGACTCAGCCAAGTGTCAATTTGATGTTGATGACTACGAAGAATTTATCGCTATCCAAAGCGAGACAGCCATTCGAGCCTTAGCAATTCGCTATCCTTATGACGCGCCTGATGAATCGTCTATTCCTTCCCTGCGAGGAATTCCTGACGAAATCGCTAACGCACTCCAGAAAGAATTGCAAAGTCGATTAGAAGTTGCTGGAATCGAAGTGTTAGAAGCCAGACTCTCCCACCTAGCCTATGCTCCCGAAATTGCCCAAGTAATGCTGCGTCGCCAACAAGCCAAAGCGATTATTGATGCGCGGCGACAAATTGTTGAAAGTGCAGTGGGAATGGTTGATGAAGCGTTAAAGCGGCTAAGCCAACAGCAAATTGTTGAATTGGACGAAGAACGCAAAGCCGCTATGATAAACAATCTGTTGGTAATTTTAACCTCAGATCAGAACGCCCAGCCTGTAATTAACACTGGCAGCCTTTACACCTAA
- a CDS encoding ExbD/TolR family protein produces MRLPDEPDIPAQINIVPMIDVIFAILTFFIMSTLFLTRSQGLPVNLPQATTAKAQPSTQITVTISPQGQIALNRNSIPIEALQGEVRQLIPQNQEALVIVNADAAVDHGQVVAVMDQLRQVPGAKLAIATQRP; encoded by the coding sequence ATGCGCCTACCCGATGAACCAGATATCCCAGCTCAGATCAACATCGTACCGATGATCGATGTGATCTTTGCAATCTTGACTTTTTTCATCATGTCAACCCTGTTCCTCACCCGTTCTCAAGGGTTGCCAGTAAACTTACCCCAAGCAACAACCGCTAAAGCTCAACCTTCAACTCAAATTACTGTAACGATTAGCCCTCAAGGACAAATTGCACTCAACCGCAACTCAATTCCCATCGAGGCGTTGCAAGGTGAGGTGCGACAACTAATTCCACAAAATCAAGAAGCGCTAGTAATTGTGAATGCTGATGCAGCAGTCGATCACGGTCAAGTCGTCGCCGTTATGGATCAGTTGCGTCAAGTTCCCGGTGCCAAGTTAGCGATCGCTACCCAAAGACCATAA
- a CDS encoding MotA/TolQ/ExbB proton channel family protein: MEINKIFAAGGVVMWPLLAFSVTAIALVAERAAFWFRINQRQRRVVRDVLSLYQHDTAAALQKLKANADLPIARIFLAAMELEEPTPEEFRLALESESQAEIPVLKRFNTVFDTIISLSPLLGLLGTVLGLINSFASLRLGDVGGTQTTNVTSGISEALVSTAAGLVVAIFTLLFANAFRGFYLRQIALIQEYGGQLELLYRRRYEKGISHYAPTR; encoded by the coding sequence ATGGAAATTAATAAAATCTTTGCGGCGGGCGGCGTGGTAATGTGGCCGTTGCTGGCGTTTTCTGTGACTGCGATCGCGTTAGTTGCAGAACGTGCTGCCTTCTGGTTTCGCATCAATCAACGGCAACGCCGTGTGGTGCGCGATGTCCTATCTCTGTATCAGCACGACACAGCAGCAGCTTTGCAAAAGCTCAAAGCCAATGCCGATCTACCCATTGCGCGAATCTTTTTGGCAGCAATGGAACTGGAGGAACCCACCCCAGAAGAATTTAGATTAGCGCTAGAAAGTGAATCTCAGGCAGAAATCCCTGTACTCAAGCGGTTCAATACCGTCTTTGACACAATTATCAGCCTTTCCCCCCTGCTGGGTTTGCTGGGAACAGTTTTAGGCTTGATTAATTCCTTTGCCTCCCTGCGCTTGGGTGATGTCGGGGGGACTCAAACTACTAACGTCACATCTGGGATCAGTGAAGCGTTGGTTTCCACCGCCGCCGGATTAGTTGTTGCTATTTTTACACTTTTGTTTGCCAATGCCTTTCGGGGATTCTATCTGCGACAAATAGCATTAATTCAAGAGTACGGTGGTCAGCTAGAACTGCTCTACCGTCGTCGATATGAAAAAGGAATATCTCACTATGCGCCTACCCGATGA